TTCACCGTCATGATCTGATCGAAGGCCGCGTCGGTGATGTGCTCCGGCCGCGCGTAGACGGGGCTCACGCCAGCGTTGTAGATCAGCGCGTCCAGGTCGCCCGTGGCCTGCAGCACGGCATCCAGGCGCGCTGTGGCATCGGCGGCAGCGATGTCCAGGCCATGGCCTGTCACCTGCGCGCCGGCTGTGGCCGCCAGTGCCGCCGCGGTCCCGGCGGCGGCCTGGGCGCTGCGCGCGGTCAGATGCACCATAGCGCCCAGCTGCGCCGCCCGCGTGGCGATGGCAAGGCCAATGCCGCGACTGGCGCCGACGATCAGCAGCCGCTTGCCGGTGATGTCGCCGATGCCCGGCGCGGTGCCGCTCATGTGTTGTGCCTCAGGCCGTGTGCCGATCAACGCGCGGCTTGGGTTTCGGTGACCAGAAACAGCCGCGGATCGACGCGCGCGTCGTTCAGGCTCAGCGCCCAGTGCAGATGCGGCCCGGTGGCCCGGCCGGTGCTGCCGACCTTGCCGATGGCGTCGCCAGTCACCAGCTGCTGTCCCTCGCGCACCGCCACCGAACTCAAGTGGCAGTACAGCGTGACCAGGCCCTGGCCGTGGTCCACGAACACCGTGTTGCCGGTAAAGAAATAATCGCCCACGCGCAGCACCCGCCCGGGCGCCGGGGCGGTGACGGGCGCGCCGGCCGGGGCGGCGATGTCGATGCCCGAATGCGGACTGCGCGGCTGGCCATTGATGACCCGGCGCAGGCCGAAATTGCTGCTCAGCGGCCCCTGCGCCGGCATGGCAAAGCGCAGCTGCGGGGCTGGCGTGGAGCGATGGCGAAACGCTGCCAGGATTTCCACCTGCTCGCGCTCGATGCGCTTGAGGCTGGCGGCC
This Immundisolibacter cernigliae DNA region includes the following protein-coding sequences:
- a CDS encoding M23 family metallopeptidase, with product MHTAQIEVGRGQRAGRRLPGSKLLVALVLLATPWLATALPRPDPVPGGVAVLTLPAGFDAAAQASFAGKPVLTVPVDDGWRALVGIPLGQTPGPAALRLRFADGRTRNIGFTVAAREYPVQRLTITDQDKVTPSAASLKRIEREQVEILAAFRHRSTPAPQLRFAMPAQGPLSSNFGLRRVINGQPRSPHSGIDIAAPAGAPVTAPAPGRVLRVGDYFFTGNTVFVDHGQGLVTLYCHLSSVAVREGQQLVTGDAIGKVGSTGRATGPHLHWALSLNDARVDPRLFLVTETQAAR